One Oscillospiraceae bacterium genomic region harbors:
- a CDS encoding pyridoxal phosphate-dependent aminotransferase family protein, whose protein sequence is MDLFQKCYDYKLADEIKEKGVYPYFHALQSRQDVEVIMEGKRRIMLGSNNYLGLTACNEVMEASRKALEQYGTGCSGSRFLNGTLQMHLELETELAAFLRKEACVAFSTGFQTNLGIISALVGIHDYVICDRENHASIYDGCRLSHGKILYYEHSDMKDLEDKLQKVPENRGILIVTDGVFSMGGDIANIPGIVSLAKKYGARVMVDDAHGLGILGEGGRGTADYFGLAKDVDIYMGTFSKSLASLGGYMAADKKVVDFVKHTSRPFIFAASITPVSCAAALASLRYLEAHPEIVTRLRELSKYAREGFIKRGISIIMSETPIIPIYTYEALNTLECAKAIYDAGVYVNPVLPPATAPNSCLLRTSYMATLTKPLIDEAQDIIKTVMDKRK, encoded by the coding sequence ATGGATTTGTTTCAAAAGTGTTATGATTATAAGCTTGCCGACGAAATCAAGGAAAAAGGTGTTTATCCTTATTTCCACGCTCTTCAGTCGAGGCAGGATGTTGAAGTGATAATGGAAGGCAAACGGCGGATTATGCTCGGTTCCAATAATTATCTTGGACTGACTGCATGCAACGAAGTTATGGAAGCTTCACGTAAAGCGCTTGAACAATACGGAACAGGCTGCTCCGGATCAAGATTTCTCAACGGCACGCTTCAAATGCACCTTGAGCTGGAAACTGAATTGGCCGCTTTCTTGAGAAAAGAGGCTTGTGTCGCTTTTTCAACTGGATTTCAGACAAATCTCGGAATAATTTCTGCTCTTGTCGGCATTCATGATTATGTTATATGCGACAGAGAAAACCATGCAAGTATTTACGACGGATGCCGTCTTAGTCATGGAAAAATACTGTATTATGAACACAGCGATATGAAGGATCTTGAGGACAAGCTCCAAAAGGTTCCTGAAAACCGCGGCATACTGATTGTGACTGACGGCGTATTCAGTATGGGCGGAGATATAGCTAATATTCCCGGAATTGTATCTCTGGCAAAAAAATACGGAGCCAGAGTCATGGTCGACGACGCTCACGGTCTCGGAATCCTCGGTGAAGGAGGAAGAGGCACTGCAGATTACTTCGGGCTGGCAAAGGATGTCGATATATATATGGGCACCTTCAGTAAATCCCTCGCGAGCCTCGGCGGATATATGGCTGCCGACAAGAAGGTTGTCGACTTTGTTAAACACACCTCCCGTCCGTTCATTTTTGCCGCTTCGATCACTCCTGTGAGTTGTGCCGCGGCGCTTGCGTCGCTGAGGTATCTTGAAGCTCATCCGGAGATCGTAACGCGTCTGCGCGAGCTATCAAAATACGCACGGGAAGGCTTCATAAAACGCGGTATATCTATAATTATGTCCGAAACACCGATAATACCGATTTATACATATGAAGCTCTCAATACGCTGGAATGCGCAAAAGCAATATATGACGCGGGAGTATATGTGAATCCGGTGCTTCCGCCTGCAACAGCTCCGAATTCGTGCCTGCTGAGAACAAGCTATATGGCTACGCTTACGAAACCCCTCATCGACGAGGCTCAGGATATAATTAAGACAGTAATGGATAAAAGAAAATGA
- a CDS encoding SDR family NAD(P)-dependent oxidoreductase, translating into MKIAVITGGSSGIGKELCALCANAGYKIYELSRHGEDSAGIIHITADVSDQMSLKSAFEKISSEERGIDLLINNAGIGISGSAENTEYTDAMKQIKVNFIGMYLCCSFAMPLLRNNKGRIINLSSVAAVLPIPFQSFYSASKGAINAFSLALRNEVRDFGISVCAVMPGDVCTGFTDARIKSSKGNEVYESRIGRSVSVMEHDEKNGMSAEYAARKIFDISQKRNVAPLYTIGNKYKLLVFISRFLPVSAINRIVYSLYSGNSK; encoded by the coding sequence ATGAAAATCGCGGTAATCACCGGCGGCTCAAGCGGAATCGGCAAAGAGCTCTGCGCACTCTGTGCAAATGCCGGTTATAAGATTTATGAATTGAGCAGACATGGCGAAGATAGTGCCGGTATAATTCATATCACAGCGGATGTTTCCGATCAAATGTCTTTAAAAAGCGCATTTGAAAAAATATCATCTGAAGAACGAGGAATTGATCTTTTGATCAACAATGCCGGAATTGGCATATCTGGTTCTGCTGAAAATACCGAATACACTGACGCAATGAAACAAATTAAAGTTAATTTCATCGGCATGTATCTTTGCTGTTCTTTCGCAATGCCTTTGCTTAGAAATAATAAAGGCAGAATAATCAACCTAAGCTCTGTTGCCGCGGTTCTTCCAATACCTTTTCAATCCTTTTATTCGGCTTCCAAAGGCGCGATCAATGCTTTTTCCCTAGCTTTAAGAAACGAAGTCCGTGACTTCGGGATTTCCGTTTGCGCGGTAATGCCAGGTGATGTATGTACCGGCTTTACCGATGCCAGAATAAAATCAAGTAAGGGAAACGAAGTGTATGAGAGCCGTATCGGACGTTCTGTTTCGGTAATGGAGCATGATGAAAAAAACGGTATGAGCGCGGAATATGCTGCACGTAAAATATTTGATATATCTCAAAAGCGCAATGTGGCTCCGCTGTATACAATAGGAAACAAATATAAGCTTTTAGTATTTATATCTCGTTTCCTGCCAGTTTCGGCTATAAACCGAATTGTGTATTCTTTATATTCTGGAAATTCAAAATAA
- a CDS encoding threonine/serine exporter family protein codes for MNFSDVFLGFIYNFFACLFFALLLHTPKRSMFWASFLGAAGYVVYLFTQRYINIAAGFFFGTLLMSIGAEILSRHKKMPVTVFITPAIISLVPGTGLYQSMVYFVSNDTANGVNVAVETIINAGAMAIAIACTGVLFRMKTNTHKFHIK; via the coding sequence ATGAATTTTTCGGATGTGTTTCTTGGATTTATATATAACTTTTTTGCTTGTCTCTTTTTTGCTCTCCTTCTTCACACACCAAAAAGGTCAATGTTTTGGGCTTCGTTTCTGGGTGCAGCAGGTTATGTGGTTTATCTGTTTACACAGCGTTATATCAATATTGCCGCCGGCTTTTTCTTTGGAACGCTTCTCATGTCAATCGGAGCTGAAATTTTATCAAGGCATAAAAAAATGCCTGTCACCGTTTTTATCACTCCGGCAATTATTTCTCTTGTTCCCGGAACCGGATTATACCAATCCATGGTTTATTTTGTATCAAATGATACAGCCAATGGCGTAAATGTTGCCGTAGAGACTATTATTAACGCCGGAGCTATGGCGATAGCAATTGCATGTACGGGAGTATTGTTTCGTATGAAGACTAATACACACAAATTTCATATAAAGTGA